One part of the Dyadobacter sp. 676 genome encodes these proteins:
- a CDS encoding TerC family protein: protein MESLFTTDALISLLTLTLLEVVLGIDNVIFITIVSGKLPVDQRKKAQNNGLLIALVLRIALLFAISWVIGLKQDILTLFGHGFSGRDLILLGGGLFLLYSTTKEIHHKLEGEPENLPSGDISGKKSMSFGAALVQIAMLNIIFSFDSVLTAVGLVKEVPIMIVAVILSTFIMIAFASKIGDFVNNHPSIKILALSFLLMIGTLLVAEAFHYEIPKGYAYFAMAFSFFVELLNMQLDKKKDPVKLRDRVN, encoded by the coding sequence ATGGAATCACTTTTTACTACGGATGCACTCATCAGTTTGCTCACGTTGACACTCCTGGAAGTTGTCCTCGGTATAGACAACGTAATTTTCATCACAATTGTTTCCGGAAAACTCCCTGTCGACCAGAGAAAAAAGGCGCAAAACAACGGCTTGCTCATCGCGCTGGTGCTTCGGATAGCGCTGCTTTTCGCAATCTCATGGGTTATAGGCCTTAAACAGGACATTCTGACGCTTTTCGGGCACGGTTTCAGTGGACGCGACCTGATCTTGCTCGGAGGTGGTTTATTCCTGCTTTACAGCACCACGAAAGAAATCCACCACAAGCTGGAAGGCGAACCGGAAAATTTGCCGTCCGGGGACATTTCCGGGAAAAAGTCGATGTCGTTCGGCGCTGCGTTGGTGCAAATCGCCATGCTCAACATCATCTTCTCGTTCGATTCCGTACTCACGGCTGTCGGGCTTGTAAAAGAAGTGCCGATCATGATCGTAGCAGTGATCCTGTCGACCTTCATTATGATTGCCTTTGCGAGCAAAATCGGAGATTTTGTAAATAATCACCCTTCCATTAAAATTTTAGCGCTCTCATTTTTGTTGATGATAGGCACGCTGCTGGTGGCGGAAGCATTCCACTATGAAATTCCTAAGGGCTATGCCTATTTCGCAATGGCCTTCTCGTTCTTTGTGGAGCTACTGAATATGCAACTGGATAAAAAGAAAGATCCGGTGAAGTTGCGCGACCGTGTGAACTGA
- a CDS encoding O-antigen ligase family protein, with the protein MVRLVAEVGVKAALALGGACLFTLLSNPLRHFSENRTQTVVVLGFYIYCVLTLATPSRHKLFHVLSIPTLTQFLHLFQKYDFPPGANSVWRLLPFFLTDFYLITILLRLKSSRTIREKLVVVSWVVLNYFFLLISPNLPGTAVGAFTLFLITLPVYFLYLGILSKSPSFKADLEQYLCLSFVILAMGTFGLVVFGAQYKGSTNLLVTRNITDTNVTMAYFILLWPFALLHVKRYRRPVLATILLILLFLSIVMLSFSRGAVLIVVPYLIISLAISEGIKRFMWVTAAVCGLIPASGNIAGLVNEELSYSWHLRFEELHTAGTVLQKLRETSGRADIHRLAFKLFLESPLFGHGTASFEILGPGYREAHSLFFTILAEQGILGLTYMYALFLGMGYYLLKSVRSGGQKSAASARILGVFVVCPLGRVRFRDHSLQKPYH; encoded by the coding sequence ATGGTTAGATTAGTGGCCGAGGTTGGTGTCAAGGCAGCATTGGCCCTTGGCGGAGCCTGTCTTTTTACGTTGCTTTCGAATCCGTTACGCCATTTTAGCGAAAACAGGACTCAAACTGTTGTCGTCCTGGGGTTTTACATTTATTGTGTACTTACATTGGCAACCCCTTCGCGGCATAAACTGTTCCACGTCCTGAGCATTCCCACCCTGACGCAATTTTTACACCTCTTCCAAAAATACGACTTCCCTCCCGGCGCCAACTCCGTTTGGCGTCTGTTGCCTTTTTTTCTAACTGATTTTTACCTGATAACCATACTGCTCCGCCTCAAATCATCCCGGACCATACGCGAAAAACTGGTTGTCGTTTCATGGGTGGTCCTGAACTATTTTTTCCTACTTATCTCGCCCAATCTGCCCGGTACCGCAGTGGGAGCATTTACCTTATTTCTTATAACCTTACCCGTGTATTTTCTGTATCTAGGTATCCTCTCGAAGAGCCCGTCATTTAAAGCCGATCTGGAACAATACCTTTGCCTGTCATTTGTAATCCTTGCAATGGGCACATTCGGGCTGGTCGTTTTCGGGGCACAATACAAGGGCTCGACTAATCTGCTGGTCACACGCAACATTACAGATACCAATGTAACGATGGCCTACTTTATCCTTCTTTGGCCGTTTGCGCTATTGCACGTTAAAAGATATCGCAGGCCGGTTCTCGCGACGATCTTGCTCATTTTGTTGTTCCTTAGCATCGTCATGCTGTCATTTTCGAGAGGTGCCGTCCTTATTGTCGTCCCTTATCTGATTATTTCCCTTGCAATCAGCGAGGGAATAAAGCGATTTATGTGGGTGACGGCGGCTGTATGCGGGCTGATCCCGGCATCGGGCAATATCGCGGGGTTGGTGAACGAGGAACTGTCCTATTCATGGCATTTGCGTTTTGAGGAATTACACACAGCCGGGACGGTTCTACAAAAATTACGGGAGACGAGCGGAAGAGCGGATATTCACCGGCTCGCATTCAAATTGTTTCTTGAAAGTCCGCTCTTCGGGCATGGTACGGCCAGTTTTGAGATACTTGGCCCGGGTTATCGCGAAGCACACTCGCTATTTTTTACAATCCTGGCCGAACAGGGAATCCTCGGGTTGACATATATGTATGCACTCTTTCTGGGCATGGGTTATTACCTGCTTAAATCCGTGAGGTCGGGGGGGCAAAAATCGGCTGCTTCCGCTCGCATTCTCGGCGTATTTGTTGTTTGTCCACTCGGTAGGGTCCGTTTTCGTGATCATTCCCTCCAAAAGCCTTACCATTAA
- a CDS encoding CDP-glycerol glycerophosphotransferase family protein, with amino-acid sequence MEKSDKQHLLILVTNPFAILNLIHSGLAGELDKTFRISIMSDLLTKVDVNRFNEHFHLEMQWLATPVPTLSILDKWLRTLQMLIFGYYFDLATLRIKLTEYPALHWLFSVIWQALLLRSFCGRLLVFMRTWLIRRTGRPARYGSLPEQEFCAVLSSSPLDLRENKIVNFLKAKGIRCIAMIISWDNLTSKGVMNMQPDLVLVWNKLMSLEYRRLYSFWGNTGLVRIIGIPRFDIYFKEAVFTQKQSDFKRLLGISCDTRIILYSTGAAKHHICQNYIIEDLLTYARARQDMMVVVRCHPHDAPERYLRYDGIQNLRILWPMGENDTSIPPPDFLEMLASQLAACDVCVQVASTIFLEAAACNKPTIGIAYDEDPDIPYIRSVRRFYDYSHQLPLDEFLPDHTVRNKRDLFEKLDEILAGGHSRKNLREAIKPFIHYDTPDSVRFTAQCIREWLD; translated from the coding sequence ATGGAAAAATCAGACAAACAACATCTATTAATACTGGTTACCAACCCCTTCGCGATTCTCAACCTTATTCATTCGGGGCTGGCTGGCGAGCTTGACAAGACCTTCCGGATTTCGATCATGTCGGACCTGCTCACCAAAGTGGATGTGAACCGTTTCAACGAGCATTTTCACCTGGAAATGCAATGGTTGGCAACGCCTGTTCCAACGCTTTCGATATTGGATAAATGGCTGCGCACTTTACAGATGCTGATTTTCGGATACTACTTCGATCTGGCGACGCTTCGTATTAAACTTACGGAATACCCTGCCCTGCATTGGCTGTTTTCTGTAATATGGCAAGCATTGCTCCTCCGGTCGTTCTGTGGCCGGCTCCTGGTTTTCATGAGAACATGGTTAATCCGCCGCACAGGCCGTCCGGCACGCTACGGTTCCCTTCCTGAGCAGGAATTCTGTGCGGTTTTGTCGTCGTCCCCGCTCGACCTCCGCGAGAACAAAATCGTTAACTTCCTCAAAGCAAAAGGCATTCGATGTATTGCAATGATCATAAGCTGGGATAATCTGACCTCCAAGGGCGTTATGAATATGCAACCGGATCTGGTCCTGGTCTGGAACAAGCTGATGTCCCTGGAATATCGCCGGCTCTATTCATTTTGGGGAAATACCGGTTTGGTTCGTATTATCGGCATTCCGAGGTTTGATATTTATTTCAAAGAAGCTGTCTTCACTCAAAAACAATCCGATTTCAAACGGCTGTTAGGTATCAGCTGTGACACGCGTATCATCCTGTATTCTACGGGGGCAGCCAAACACCATATTTGCCAGAATTATATTATCGAAGATCTTCTCACGTACGCACGGGCGAGACAGGACATGATGGTCGTCGTAAGATGTCACCCGCATGATGCGCCCGAGCGGTACCTGCGATACGACGGCATTCAAAATCTCCGCATACTTTGGCCGATGGGCGAAAACGATACGTCCATACCTCCACCCGACTTTCTGGAAATGTTAGCGTCCCAATTGGCCGCCTGCGACGTGTGCGTACAAGTAGCCTCGACAATATTCCTGGAAGCGGCCGCTTGCAACAAACCGACTATCGGCATCGCTTACGACGAAGATCCCGACATTCCGTACATTCGTTCGGTACGACGGTTTTATGACTATTCTCACCAGTTACCGCTCGACGAATTTTTACCAGACCACACTGTCAGGAATAAACGGGATTTGTTCGAAAAGCTGGACGAAATACTGGCCGGCGGCCACTCACGAAAAAATTTACGTGAGGCCATAAAACCATTCATTCATTACGATACTCCGGATTCTGTTCGCTTCACCGCTCAATGCATCAGGGAATGGTTAGATTAG
- a CDS encoding acylneuraminate cytidylyltransferase family protein → MTTPFPKILGLIPARMGSQGIPGKNMKLLGGKPLIQYTIGAARKSELLATVVVSTDSIEIARFASQFDGILVPGLRPAHLATHRSPMIDVVAHALEHAPGQSHAFQYVVLLQPTYPFRTPDLVDRTIRHIIREEADSLVTVRRIPDAFNPFWAYIRLNNHLEKALPDCAAITRRQDLPHAYYRDGAIYITRTSLIHEGQITGGKLSAWLHENEFEVNIDTQADWIKAENLLEKWKNQTNNIY, encoded by the coding sequence ATGACAACACCTTTTCCCAAAATCCTCGGCCTGATTCCCGCACGAATGGGGTCACAAGGTATTCCTGGCAAGAATATGAAATTACTCGGCGGAAAACCGCTTATTCAATATACCATCGGAGCGGCCCGGAAATCGGAGTTACTGGCGACGGTCGTCGTCTCGACCGACAGCATTGAAATAGCCCGTTTTGCGAGCCAGTTTGACGGAATCCTGGTACCCGGCTTACGTCCTGCCCACCTGGCCACCCATCGGTCGCCTATGATCGACGTCGTCGCCCATGCGTTGGAACACGCTCCGGGCCAATCGCATGCCTTCCAATATGTGGTACTTCTCCAACCAACTTACCCATTTCGCACGCCGGACCTTGTCGATAGGACGATCAGGCATATTATCAGGGAAGAAGCGGACAGCCTGGTTACGGTACGACGAATCCCCGACGCGTTCAACCCGTTCTGGGCATATATCCGGTTAAACAATCACCTTGAAAAAGCTCTCCCCGATTGCGCTGCCATTACCCGGCGGCAGGATCTCCCCCATGCATATTACCGCGACGGGGCGATTTACATTACCCGGACGTCACTCATACACGAAGGGCAGATTACCGGCGGAAAACTGTCCGCATGGCTCCATGAAAATGAATTTGAAGTCAATATCGATACACAGGCCGACTGGATAAAGGCCGAAAACCTTCTCGAAAAATGGAAAAATCAGACAAACAACATCTATTAA